The following proteins are co-located in the Lagenorhynchus albirostris chromosome 2, mLagAlb1.1, whole genome shotgun sequence genome:
- the FAAP20 gene encoding Fanconi anemia core complex-associated protein 20 isoform X4, producing MEAAKRSRLRLSRRRPPSGVRSPSNPPGSPPDGGECARPWAELLRAAYAELNVDGEPPPLPAFPGQEPRRSPERAPPESFIVGTETFSWTPFPPAPRRGGDPSDCDRVLREALGRTGSSAWSPQRHPAPEPRGTSSAKEQPSVEELPTLQSCPMCQAVFAPRLTQLDIESHLAQCLAESTDDVVW from the exons ATGGAGGCGGCGAAGAGGTCGAGACTGAGACTGAGCCGCCGGAGGCCACCCTCGGGGGTCCG GTCCCCGAGCAACCCCCCCGGTTCCCCTCCGGACGGCGGCGAGTGTGCGCGGCCGTGGGCTGAGCTGCTGCGCGCCGCGTATGCGGAGCTGAACGTGGACGGCGAGCCGCCGCCGCTGCCCGCGTTCCCCGGCCAG GAGCCCAGGCGCAGCCCTGAGCGCGCGCCCCCGGAAAGCTTCATCGTGGGAACCGAGACCTTCTCCTGGACGCCCTTCCCGCCGGCCCCGCGGCGAGGCGGGGACCCAAGCGACTGCGACCGGGTGCTCCGCGAGGCCCTGGGGCGCACGGGGTCCTCCGCCTGGTCCCCCCAACGACACCCCGCGCCCGAGCCCCGCGGGACCTCCAGCGCTAAGGAGCAGCCGTCCGTAGAGGAGTTGCCGACACTGCAGAGCTGCCCCATGTGCCAGGCCGTCTTCGCCCCCAG GCTGACCCAGCTGGACATTGAGAGCCACCTGGCCCAGTGCCTGGCGGAGAGCACGGACGATGTGGTGTGGTGA
- the FAAP20 gene encoding Fanconi anemia core complex-associated protein 20 isoform X2: MEAAKRSRLRLSRRRPPSGVRSPSNPPGSPPDGGECARPWAELLRAAYAELNVDGEPPPLPAFPGQEPRRSPERAPPESFIVGTETFSWTPFPPAPRRGGDPSDCDRVLREALGRTGSSAWSPQRHPAPEPRGTSSAKEQPSVEELPTLQSCPMCQAVFAPRRMRHAHA, from the exons ATGGAGGCGGCGAAGAGGTCGAGACTGAGACTGAGCCGCCGGAGGCCACCCTCGGGGGTCCG GTCCCCGAGCAACCCCCCCGGTTCCCCTCCGGACGGCGGCGAGTGTGCGCGGCCGTGGGCTGAGCTGCTGCGCGCCGCGTATGCGGAGCTGAACGTGGACGGCGAGCCGCCGCCGCTGCCCGCGTTCCCCGGCCAG GAGCCCAGGCGCAGCCCTGAGCGCGCGCCCCCGGAAAGCTTCATCGTGGGAACCGAGACCTTCTCCTGGACGCCCTTCCCGCCGGCCCCGCGGCGAGGCGGGGACCCAAGCGACTGCGACCGGGTGCTCCGCGAGGCCCTGGGGCGCACGGGGTCCTCCGCCTGGTCCCCCCAACGACACCCCGCGCCCGAGCCCCGCGGGACCTCCAGCGCTAAGGAGCAGCCGTCCGTAGAGGAGTTGCCGACACTGCAGAGCTGCCCCATGTGCCAGGCCGTCTTCGCCCCCAG GAGGATGAGACATGCTCATGCCTAG
- the FAAP20 gene encoding Fanconi anemia core complex-associated protein 20 isoform X1, with protein sequence MEAAKRSRLRLSRRRPPSGVRSPSNPPGSPPDGGECARPWAELLRAAYAELNVDGEPPPLPAFPGQEPRRSPERAPPESFIVGTETFSWTPFPPAPRRGGDPSDCDRVLREALGRTGSSAWSPQRHPAPEPRGTSSAKEQPSVEELPTLQSCPMCQAVFAPSPSGALTRGILSSDLARGHSGGHTGQQLGTEAS encoded by the exons ATGGAGGCGGCGAAGAGGTCGAGACTGAGACTGAGCCGCCGGAGGCCACCCTCGGGGGTCCG GTCCCCGAGCAACCCCCCCGGTTCCCCTCCGGACGGCGGCGAGTGTGCGCGGCCGTGGGCTGAGCTGCTGCGCGCCGCGTATGCGGAGCTGAACGTGGACGGCGAGCCGCCGCCGCTGCCCGCGTTCCCCGGCCAG GAGCCCAGGCGCAGCCCTGAGCGCGCGCCCCCGGAAAGCTTCATCGTGGGAACCGAGACCTTCTCCTGGACGCCCTTCCCGCCGGCCCCGCGGCGAGGCGGGGACCCAAGCGACTGCGACCGGGTGCTCCGCGAGGCCCTGGGGCGCACGGGGTCCTCCGCCTGGTCCCCCCAACGACACCCCGCGCCCGAGCCCCGCGGGACCTCCAGCGCTAAGGAGCAGCCGTCCGTAGAGGAGTTGCCGACACTGCAGAGCTGCCCCATGTGCCAGGCCGTCTTCGCCCCCAG CCCTTCGGGCGCCTTGACCAGAGGGATCCTGTCCAGCGACCTCGCCAGGGGACACTCAGGTGGACACACAGGACAACAGCTGGGGACTGAGGCCAGTTAG
- the FAAP20 gene encoding Fanconi anemia core complex-associated protein 20 isoform X3 → MEAAKRSRLRLSRRRPPSGVRSPSNPPGSPPDGGECARPWAELLRAAYAELNVDGEPPPLPAFPGQEPRRSPERAPPESFIVGTETFSWTPFPPAPRRGGDPSDCDRVLREALGRTGSSAWSPQRHPAPEPRGTSSAKEQPSVEELPTLQSCPMCQAVFAPRSKTSPGG, encoded by the exons ATGGAGGCGGCGAAGAGGTCGAGACTGAGACTGAGCCGCCGGAGGCCACCCTCGGGGGTCCG GTCCCCGAGCAACCCCCCCGGTTCCCCTCCGGACGGCGGCGAGTGTGCGCGGCCGTGGGCTGAGCTGCTGCGCGCCGCGTATGCGGAGCTGAACGTGGACGGCGAGCCGCCGCCGCTGCCCGCGTTCCCCGGCCAG GAGCCCAGGCGCAGCCCTGAGCGCGCGCCCCCGGAAAGCTTCATCGTGGGAACCGAGACCTTCTCCTGGACGCCCTTCCCGCCGGCCCCGCGGCGAGGCGGGGACCCAAGCGACTGCGACCGGGTGCTCCGCGAGGCCCTGGGGCGCACGGGGTCCTCCGCCTGGTCCCCCCAACGACACCCCGCGCCCGAGCCCCGCGGGACCTCCAGCGCTAAGGAGCAGCCGTCCGTAGAGGAGTTGCCGACACTGCAGAGCTGCCCCATGTGCCAGGCCGTCTTCGCCCCCAG aagtAAAACCAGCCCTGGGGGGTGA